A window from Limanda limanda chromosome 14, fLimLim1.1, whole genome shotgun sequence encodes these proteins:
- the tmlhe gene encoding trimethyllysine dioxygenase, mitochondrial has translation MFVRLQRKLQTQLLSALRSTRAPLRLKLQARACAAGSSALHLHSDHLVVSYEGTRMRLNFVWLRDHCRSASSYNSKTNQRNLDTGSIELNIRPVTTAVEGGHLVLTWLDGHVSKYSLSWLAQNSYERKKQRTVQPRILWNSDIYKNKNVPSAKWERFMSCDDELKKFLQNYLLYGIAFVDDVPATVEATEAVSKRVSLIRETTYGGMWSFTSDHSRGDSAYSQLALDRHTDTSYFQEPCGIQVFHCLKHEGTGGRTLLVDGFYAAEKLRQRSPENFELLSRVPIGHDYIENTDTHRNHMNGIGPVLNVYPWNDELYLIRYNNYDRSVINTVPHEVVQKWYAAHRELTTELRRPENELWVKLTPGKVVFIDNWRVMHGRESFTGLRQLCGCYLTRDDVLSAARGFDLQA, from the exons ATGTTTGTGCGGctgcagaggaagctgcagactCAGCTGCTGTCTGCTCTCAGGAGCACACGGGCGCCATTGAGGCTCAAGCTGCAGGCCCGCGCCTGTGCAGCGGGCTCCTCAGCTCTCCACTTGCACAGCGACCACCTCG TGGTCAGCTATGAGGGCACCCGGATGCGACTGAACTTCGTGTGGCTGCGGGACCACTGCCGCTCAGCCTCGTCCTACAACTCCAAAACCAACCAGAGGAACCTGGACACCGGCAGCATAGAGCTCAACATCCGCCCTGTCACTACAGCAGTGGAGGGGGGGCACCTCGTCCTCACGT GGCTTGATGGTCATGTGTCCAAGTACAGCCTGAGCTGGTTAGCTCAGAACAGCTATGAGAGGAAAAAGCAGAGAACTGTCCAGCCTCGCATCCTTTGGAACTCGGACatctacaaaaacaaaaacgtacCATCAGCCAAGTGGGAGAGATTTATGAGCTGTGATGACGAACTGAAGAAGTTTCTTCAGAACTATCTTCTGTACGGGATCGCGTTTGTTGATGATGTCCCAGCCACAGTGGAGGCCACGGAGGCGGTTTCCAAGAGGGTCAGTCTTATCAG AGAGACCACGTATGGTGGAATGTGGAGCTTTACTTCCGACCATTCCAGAGGAGACAGCGCCTACAGCCAGCTGGCCCTGGATCGCCACACTGACACCTCCTACTTTCAGGAGCCATGCGG AATACAGGTTTTCCACTGCCTAAAGCACGAGGGCACTGGGGGAAGGACACTACTTGTAGATGGGTTTTACGCTGCAGAGAAATTACGGCAGCGGTCGCCTGAAAACTTTGAGCTGCTTTCCCGTGTGCCTATCGGACACGACTACATTGAAAACACTGACACCCACCGAAACCACATGAACGGCATCGGCCCTGTGCTAAACGTCTATCCTTGGAACGATGAACTTTACCTGATCAG ATACAACAACTATGACCGATCGGTGATTAACACAGTCCCCCATGAGGTTGTCCAGAAGTGGTATGCAGCACATCGAGAGTTGACAACAGAACTAAGGCGGCCAGAGAACGAGCTGTGGGTCAAACTGACTCCAGGGAAA GTGGTTTTCATAGACAACTGGCGAGTCATGCATGGGAGGGAGTCGTTCACCGGCTTGAGGCAGCTGTGTGGGTGTTATCTGACCAGGGATGACGTCCTCAGTGCAGCACGTGGCTTCGACCTGCAGGCCTGA
- the mpp1 gene encoding 55 kDa erythrocyte membrane protein, translated as MTLKSSKNESAVILEPVSSARTALSDLYLEQLLQNKPKSDKATMQTYENRGAEVFTNGSSKHMNGTDLTRMKEVEFEKNPSEPMGVTLKLNDKQRCTVARILHGGMIHRQGSLHEGDEIAEINGKSVTNQSVDQLQKILKETNGVVTMKIISNQQSRSRACEMYMRAQFDYDPTKDDLIPCKEAGLKFKTGDIIQIINKQDPNWWQGRVESSAADFAGLIPSPELQEWRVASKTKAREGSQSCSPFGKKKKCKDKYLAKHSSIFDQLDVISYEEVVRLPAFQRKTLVLIGAPGVGRRHIKNALLTKYPDKFSYPAPHTTRPQRKDEENGQEYYFISNDAMTKCITGNELLEYGSFQGNMFGTKLETIQKIHEQEKIALVDVEPQTLKVLRTADFAPLVVFIAPTTTSSQMENLLMIQKESDAILSTFGHFFDVILVNSDVDESVKGVEEALERAISTPQWVPVSWVY; from the exons ATGACGTTAAAATCCAGTAAAAACGAGTCGGCTGTCATCCTGGAGCCTGTGAGCAGTGCGCGGACAGCCCTGTCCGACCTCTACCTGGAGCAGCTCctgcaaaacaaaccaaagtcCGACAAG GCAACTATGCAAACATATGAGAATAGGGGAGCTGAGGTTTTCACCAACGGCAGCTCGAAACACATGAATGGTACAGACCTGACCAGGATGAAAGAAGTAGAATTTGAAAAGAATCCGTCGGAGCCAATG GGTGTCACTCTAAAGCTGAACGACAAACAACGGTGCACTGTGGCCAGGATACTACACGGGGGTATGATCCATAGACAAG GGTCCTTGCACGAAGGGGATGAGATAGCAGAAATCAATGGGAAAAGTGTAACAAACCAAAGTGTAGACCAGCTGCAAAAGATTCTG aaagAAACCAACGGTGTAGTCACGATGAAGATCATCTCCAACCAGCAGAGTCGATCCCGAGCCTGTGAG ATGTACATGAGGGCCCAGTTTGACTATGACCCCACCAAGGACGACCTCATCCCATGCAAGGAGGCCGGGCTGAAGTTTAAAACTGGTGACATCATTCAGATCATCAACAAGCAGGATCCCAACTGGTGGCAGGGCAGAGTGGAGAGCAGCGCCGCGGACTTCGCTGGGCTCATACCTTCCCCAGAGCTCCAAGAATG GAGGGTGGCCAGTAAAACCAAGGCCAGAGAGGGCAGTCAGTCCTGCAGCCCGTTTGGGAAGAAAAAGAAGTGCAAAGACAAGTACCTGGCCAAACACAGCTCCA tttttgaCCAACTGGATGTGATTTCTTATGAGGAGGTGGTTCGGCTCCCAGcttttcaaagaaaaacactcgTCCTAATTG GTGCACCTGGCGTAGGAAGGAGACACATCAAAAATGCACTATTGACCAAATACCCGGACAAATTCTCCTACCCAGCACCGC ACACCACCAGACCCCAGCGCAAGGACGAGGAGAACGGGCAGGAATATTATTTCATCTCCAACGACGCCATGACCAAGTGCATCACCGGGAATGAGCTGCTGGAGTACGGGAGCTTCCAGGGAAACATGTTCGGCACCAAACTCGAGACCATCCAGAAGATCCACGAGCAGGAAAAAATCGCCTTGGTGGACGTGGAACCGCAG ACCCTGAAAGTCTTGCGGACGGCTGATTTCGCACCTCTTGTGGTGTTCATCGCTCCGACCACCACATCTTCCCAG ATGGAAAATCTGCTGATGATCCAGAAAGAGTCGGACGCCATCCTGTCCACGTTCGGACACTTCTTCGACGTGATTCTCGTCAACAGCGACGTGGACGAAAGCGTCAAGGGGGTGGAGGAGGCCCTGGAGCGTGCCATCTCCACCCCGCAGTGGGTGCCTGTATCGTGGGTGTACTGA